The region CGGGAGGTTTAACTGCTACCTATACTGGCACAGCGACTCTTTCCGTTAGAGCTGTTTCGGCGTTTATAGCAACTGGCATCCTGAGTAAATACTGGGATGTAAATACAACAAACATGTCCATTACAAGTGGTTATCCGTTGTTCACATATAATATAAACGAGGCCGATGCTAGCCAAGCATCTTACATTCCTTGGTACAAATCAGGGAGTACATGGGTTAATCCGCCCAATCCTACCGCAGCCGGGGTAAATCCTTTTGGCTCAACATCAACAGCACAAATTGCTGGTTGGTGGACTGCAGGGGCTTCTGCTCCCCCAAAAAAATACTATTCATATCAATCGGGAAGTTGGAATACAGCGACTACGTGGACAACCGATCCAAGTGGTACAACTTTGGTTGGTTCTGCTATTCCCGCAATTAACGACGAGGTTGTTATACTCAGCAATAGAGTTGTAACACTTCCGGCAGATATTACTACTGGGGGTCTTAAAGTTATTATTAACGATGGTGGTGTTTTAGATATGGCAACCTACCAGTTTACGAACACAATTAGTTCATTATCCGGTCAAGGATTTTTAAAACTAGCATCGGCAAATTTTCCAACTGTTACCATCAATAGTTTTGTTGATATTGGTGGAGGTACTACAGAATACTATAATATTGCTAGCTTTACACTAAAGGCAGCTCAGCTAACTTATAATAATCTGGTAATTAATACTAGTGTTGGGGTTACTGCTACCCAGTTGAACAATTTAACACTTAACGGAAACCTGCATGTAAAGCAGGGTACATATAGGATTAATGATAACACTGTTGCACGACGCCAACTAACTATAAATGGCGATGTTACTGTTGATACAGGAGCCAACATTACTGTGGGAACAGGCAATACATCCTCGGGCGATACAAATGGGGCGACAACACCTACACCCTTTACCGATTATTACGATCTTAATACCCATAGATTTGTTGTTTACGGAAATTTTACCAACAGTGGTACTGTTAAATTTACAAATCAGGATTACCCTGACTTTGATTCGTTCCCAACTGATGGTGCTGCAACGGTTTATTTTAGAGGAACAAGTAATAATACTCTTTCTTGCAACGGGGTTACTAATTTCTATAACTTAGTTTTGGACAAGGGGATCGATCAATCGTTTTCATTAACCATTCACTCTACAGCATATCCAAACTTCAAATTATTTGGCCGAAATGATTTAGGTGGTGAGAATGGAGGAGCAAATCCCGATTTAAGAAAGGCGTTATGGATTCGGAATGGCACTTTAATTTTGCAGGGATTAACAGTAATACCATCATTGACTGAAGGTGTTGGTGCGGGTTCTCCTAATGGTGATTATTATATACCCGCCAATGGTGCTCTTGTTCTAGATGGGTCAGAGGTGGTAGTGCTTTCAACAGCCGATAGCTATCAGGAAATTAATGCAGCTTGGGGATTATCTGCCCCAAACACTATTGGAGTAGCCAGCAGCGGTGGTGCTCAATCGTTCTCTGTGTATGGTAAGTTTCAAGTTAATAGTGGATATTTTTCTACCCGCGAATCTGGAGGGTTAATTACTTGGAATGTTTCATCAGGGCAGTTTGTAATAAATGGAGGAACAATTGATGCTAAGCAATTCAGATCCGCAGGGGGTGGAGGTGGTTTAGCCTCATATACTCAAGCCGGTGGGGAGTTGATACTTAGAGGGCGGTTTCAGCGTATACCAATTGCATACACAAGTGTAAGCGATCTTATTAATGCTCCAATAAATACCACTCGGGCAATTAGTGGTTTGAATGGTGCATTGGGTACGTTTAACCTAAACGAACCAGCCAATGTTTTTACTATGTCTGGGGGTACTATCCGTATTTATGATGTTTGCGGAGATGGATCAGTTGCTGCTCGGCAAAAAGTATTTGAAGTCCTTTCTTCAACAGGCAACATAAATGTAACAGGTGGTACCCTTGAGTTGATACCTACAACTGGTACTGGAACTAATTCTCCAAATCAAATAATAATCTCAAATGCATCTCTGGGCAATTTGACTGTAAATAGAGCGAGCAGTGCAAGCGTTGTTTTGCTTAATACATATCCTCTTACAGTTTTAAATACTTTTAACTTAATGTCTGGCGATTTTAATGCTAACAATTTAGATGTAACGGTAGGGGGTAATTTTACAATAGCTTCGGGGACAACCTATACGCCCGGCTCAAACTGGACAATTCTCAACGGGTCGTCAATTCAAACAATGACTGTTAATTTGGGTGCTGCTCTAGCTTTAAACAAATTTAAGATTGATAAACCGGCAGGAACCACATTAACACTAGCAGGGAGTCAAAGTAATGTTACTGTAAATGACTCTTTAATTATTGCGAAGGCAACGTTCGCCGATGGAGGAAAAACAATTAGCCTTGCAGGAACCATTGCAACGGCTTCCTACCTATATAATTCGGGTTTGCATACTGGTGCAGGAAAAATAGTTCTAAACGATAATGTTCCCCAACTAATTACAGGCGATGGAAATGGAGTTTTTCAGAACCTAGAGTTAAACAATAATACTGGAACGGCCCCAATTTCTTTAGGTGCAAATATTACCATTAATGGAACCTTAACGTTATCGCAGGATAAGCTATTTAATATAGGCGCAAATAACTTGAAACTAGGACCTACAGCAACGGTTGCAAATGCAGGTTCTGCACGTTATATCCAAACAGCAGGAAATGCGGGAGATGGAGGTATAACTAAGGAATACTCAGCAGCATCAACAAGTTTTACATTCCCGGTTGGGGCGCCTACAATTATACCTGCAAGGGCTGTTAAATATACACCTGCAACTATAGCCGTGAATGGGACACCCACTGCTTATGGTTCTATAACTATAATACCTGTTGGTTATGAGCACCCAGCCACAAAATTGAATGGATTTTCTTTAACATATTTTTGGCGTGTAAAATCATCAGGATTTACACTTGGTGCTGCTACCGTTACTCATGGTTATACTTATGGTGCTGCGGACATGACAGGTATAACAACCGCAGAATGCGTGACAGCTCGTTACAATCCTCCTAGTTATGCCTGGTTTGTAGGTAATATTAATGATGTTGATGAAACAAATCGAATAATTGGAGAGCCTGGTGCTGGATCGTTTTTAGAAAATGTTTCGTTTATTGATGGTGATTATACGGCAGGCGATAATATAGGACAAAACCCTTTTGCTGCACCAACAAGGTATTACAGCAGACGAACAGGCAATTGGTCAACAACAAACACTTGGTCACTAACGGATCACAATACGGATAATGTGCCAGCAGCTGCACCAGGCGTTAATGATGTTGTTATTATAGGTAATGGACATACTGTAACATTGACGGCAAATGCTAGCTCTGCTAGTTTGCAAATAGAAGAAAATTCAATTTTAAATGTTCAAACCTTTACTGGTGGAAACTTTGGAATGGTTTTAAACCATCCCAGTGGTAAAAATGGCAAAATAAGGGTAACTAGTTCAAATGCTGCACTTGTTAGGGTGTATTCATTTCCTGGTGGTGATTTCTCTGATTTTAATGTTAATAAAGGGACTACAGAGTTTTATTCAACTGATGGTAGGTCTACTGCATTATCTTTCTTACCATCTACAGTTAGATCGTATGGTAACTTAATGCTTACACCTTTTAATCAGGATAATTTGGCATTGCCCAATACTGATGTTACTATTTATGGAGATTTAACATGTCAAGGTACTGATATAAATTCTTGGATAGCAATTAGTTACTATAATGCAGCTCTTTACCCTACAATCGAAAAAACTGTTTATATTAAAGGGAATGTAAACATTTTAGGAGGATCATTAATTTATACAGATGATTATGCTCCTCAGCATTTAATCATAGATGGGAATATTACTATTGCCAATAATATAGAGGCAGCACTTGATGTTCGCGGAAATGCATGGGTTGGGGGAGGTGTAATGGCAAATACTCTAGCTGTTGGGGGTACAATTATCAATAATAATCTGTTTAGGTTAAGAAATAATACAAGATATTGTGATATAACTTTTAATGGTTTTCACTCTGCATCTATTTCAAATACGGCAGGTAACCCTAATACAGTATTTAATAAAGTAATAGTAAACAAAGGTTCAACAAAAGATAGTACATTAACAATAGATATTGCTGGTACACTTACAACTCTCACAGACGATTGGTTAACATTGCAAAATGGGACTCTTAGGTATATGAGAAACAATCCATCGAGCGATTTTACAATTTCAGCAGCAACAAGGTTTACAATACCATCTACTGCTGGTTTATATATCGATTACCCTAACAACTCAGGTAACAGGAATATTTTAATAGCAAATGCGGCAGTAAACGATAATGATTTGTTCTTAGAAGGAAAACTTACCGTGGTTAATGGTAATGTATATATTGGTCCAACGAATGGAACCACAAATAACAATAACGATATAGAATATTCAGGTGGAGGTGCTTCTACAATCGACATTCAGGGTGGAAACTTAATGGTTAATGGACAAATTCGCCGTAATGCAGCAACAACAAATGGCGTGTTAAAGTATTTCCAGAGTGGTGGCAATTTAGTGGTTAATGGTCAGGCATCAATACCTGGAAAGGCAAAGCTGGAGGTTGTAAATGCTGGAAGTGTTTTCAATATGTCTGGTGGTACAATAACTGTTGTACGGGGAGGAGGAACCACTTATGGCGATTTGTATATCCGGGCAGAATCGAGTAGTGTTACCGGAGGAGAAATTATTTTTACTCAGAGCCCAACTATAGGACCGGGGGTTGATGCTGTTCAAAACTATACACTCGATGCTATTGTTGCCCTAAACAATCTTACAATAACAGGTAGAACTGCCACTGCGCTTAATGCCACAGTTTCGGTTCTTATTAGCCCTCTGACACTTAACGGAAATCTAACGCTGAGCAATTCATACAGCATATTAGATATGAATAGCAGTTACGACATAAATTTAACCGTTAAGGGTGGGTTTACAAATAATGGAACATACAGGCACTATAACAATACAACAACATTTAATGGTGGTGCACAAACAATTGCAGGAACAAGTGCTACCGATTTTTATAATTTGATAGTGAATCCTGTAACATCTCTGTCGTTGATTCGCGATATTAATGTGTTTAATGACCTTACATTGAGTAGAGGTCAATTCCTTATTAATACATATAACGTAAACCTAAAAGGCGATTTTTATAATAATGCCAACTACGATGGAGATGCTACTCTCGGAGGTGTTATTATGAATGGGACATCGGCTCAGCAAATCTCGGGTACAGGTACTTATGGTCGTTTGGAAATAGCAAATTTTTACGGTGTTAGAGCTGAATCAAGTATTACCTTGAAAAAGAATTTAAAGTTAACCAATGGTATATTTGACATTAACGAGCATTTGCTTACTCTAGAAACTACAAGTGCGATTGAAGGAAGTGGTTTTGGACAAACAAAAATGATAACATCCGATGGTGTGTTTAGTAATGTGGGCGTACGAAAATATTTTAGCATATACAGTGGTGCCGATAAATTATTTACTTTTCCTATAGGCACATCGGGCAAATATACCCCAGCGTTGCTTACCTACAGCAATAACTCAAACGTTGGTTATGTTCGGATTAATAATATTAACGATAATCACCCGGCGGTGTTTGATGAAAATAACGTGCTACAGTACTACTGGGAGGTTGAAAGTAGCGGTATCGCTAATTTTAATGGTAATTTATCCTTAAATTACAATCAGGATGATGTTAGTGTTACTGGAACTAACACAGAGGCTCTTTATATTGCCGCAGCATTGCGAATACCCGGTTCATCTTGGCAAAAAGCCGGACCCGGAGGTGACGATGCAACAGACTTTGTTTATGAAGGGACTAATGAGATTAAGTTTACTTTTTCAGGCGAAAATAGTATTAGCGGCGAGTACACAGCAGGAATAGATCCGGCTTTACCCGATTTAGTGCCCGAATTTATAAGCGTTAAGGATGGCGATTGGTCCGACCCAACCACTTGGGTTGAAACAACATCTACAGGATATGTTCTTACCGGAGCGCCTAGGGGCTTTATAATGGTAATTGATGCGGCTCATACTGTCAAGACCGATATCAACTATGTTTCTTCGTATAGAACAACAATAAATGGACGTTTAGAGGTTAATGCTTCTACCTATGGTCATAATTTAGGAACGGTATACGGGAATGGAACACTATACCTAGAGAACTCAACTCTTCCCGCAGGACGTTATACCGACTTCTTTAGCTGTTCAGAAAATTCGACACTTGAATATGGTGGTACATCGAGCTATACGGTTGTAGCCGATTTATACGATGAGTTAGCAAAATTATATTTTACTGGTAGTGGCACAAAAACATTACCCAACAAAGATTTAACGATTTGTAAACGCCTATTAATCAATGGACCTACTCTGAACAATAGTGCCTACAACAAGAAACTCACAATTAGAGGTACCATGGAAAGATTATCGGGATCGTTTAATAGTGGAAGCGGCGCCGGAGCTACGGTAAGTTTTGCCGGGTCAACTGCACAAACTATTGGTGGAACTTTGGGTAACTTTACGGGAGCAAATGCCTTCAATAATTTCGAAATTAATAATCCTTTAGGCCTAACCGTTAATAATGCTGGTGCAATTGAAGTGGCCGGAAACTTGCTGTTGACCTCAGGAAACATTACTACCTCATCAACCGCAACACTCACCATTACCAATACTGCCATAAATTGTGTAACCCCAAGTGGCGGAAGTTCTTCTTCCTATGTTGATGGTCCTTTATCAAAAAGAATTAATCAGGGTGATAATTTCTTATTTCCTGTAGGAAAGGGTTCTTCTCTTGGCAACAAAATTACTCTTTCGTCAACCCAAACAGGTACAATTCTTTGGACTGTTGAGTTCTTTACTCCCAACGCAACCTATACAAGCATGACCTCGCCGCTTACCTATGTTAATTCCAAAGAGTACTGGACGGTTACTGCACCGTCGGGTAGTCAGGCGATTATTAATTTAAAATGGGATCCAATGAGTGATTTAACCCCATTGATGACCCAAAATGGCTTAAGTGATATGCGCGTTGCCCAGTACAACAGTGGAACAACAAGCTGGGAGGAATTAGCATCTACCGCTACCGGAGATAATAACTATGGTACAGTGTATACAAATAGCCGAATTACCATACCCGCTGCTGGTTCTTCGAACTTCGCAACAGCATGTGTAAATGTAACAAAACCCAGAGCACGACTTAATCCTTCGGGTGCAGTTTGTGGAGACGAGGGTATTCCAATTGTATTTTCTGGATCAGGATTAGCCTACAACTATATTATTACTTACAAAAAAGGAGGTGTTCTTCAACCTGCCGTTAATATAACATCAGCAGACATCCCCTATACTTTACCAACAGATGCCACGGGTACTACATATCAACTAATAAGCTTTACGTATAATAGCCCGACCAGCCCTACAACTGGTGTTGTTGACCCAGCCATAGTAACAAGCTATACTTTGCCCACAACAGCTGATATTGGCTCTGACGGAGGTCTCGATGATGATGACCAATCTATTTGCGGTGGAACAACTGTGACTCTTAATGGCAATTCACCCGTTGTAGGAAGTGGTTTGTGGACTATTATTTCTGGTACAGGAGGTACCGTTGAATTCCCAACGGTTAACAATAGTGATTTTGATGGAACAAACGGAACCAACTATACACTTCGTTGGACAATAACCAATGGCGGATGCACATCTTCAGATGATGTTAACATATCCTTCCCATTACTCCCCGAGAAACCAGCGGCATTTATACTTTCCGATAATACTGTTTGCCAGGGCGATAATGATGTTGATTATTCTGTAGCCAACAATCCGTCCCTAACTTACAATTGGAGCTATACTGGCGGTTTGGGAGCAACAATATCGGGCTCTGGTTATGCAATTCAAATTGATTACGCTGTAACCGCAACCTCTGGCACTGTTGAAGTTTATACTACAAATGGTTGTGGCGATAGCGCACCGCTTACCCTGGCTGTTACCGTTAATACATTACCTGTATTTACAGTTACCGGCTCTGAAACCGATTTGTGTGATGAGGATTTGTTTGATCTTACCACAACCTTTACATCGATAAATCCAGACTACCATATAGCGATAGTGCTGGATGGAACACCCGTTACTGGTTCTCCGTTTACCAGTTCAAACAACCCGTATGTGTATAGCGATAATTTTGCGTGGAGTGGGCCTGCCGCTGACGACACGCATAGCTTTACAGTAATAGTTACAGATAAAAATGGATGTGCTTCAACCTTGGTTACGCCTGTTACTTTTAAGGTATGGAAAATTCCCGAAACAGGACCACAGTACCACGTTCCTAACACTTACGGTTTTTAAAAGCAGAAAGCGATCGCTCACAAATAATAAAGAAAAACAGGTTTTCACGAATATAGTTGTGAAAGCCTGTTTTTTATTTTGAAGTTTAAACATTTTGGCATCCAATATTGTTGTACTATTTTTGAAGAAAAAATTGAAAACTATGAACTTCGATCTTATAGTAATTGGAAGTGGCCCTGGAGGCTATGTGGCTGCAATAAGAGCCAGCCAACTTGGCATGAAGGTAGCTGTTGTTGAACGCGAAAACCTCGGGGGTATTTGTCTTAACTGGGGTTGCATTCCCACTAAGGCTCTTCTTAAAAGCGCTCAGGTTTTTGAGTATGCTTCGCATGCTGCCGATTACGGCGTGGTTGCTCCCGACGTAAAACCCGATTTCGAGAAAATGGTTGCACGCAGCCGTGGCGTTGCCGATGCCATGAGTAAGGGCATTCAGTTCCTTTTCAAGAAGAATAACATAACCGTAATAAATGGTTCTGGTAAGCTTAAGGATAACCACACCGTTACGGTTAATGGCATCGATGGCTCAACATCGGAATACACTGCCAGTCATATTATTTTGGCAACCGGCGCACGCTCGCGCGAACTGCCCAACCTGAAACAGGATGGTGTTAAGGTTATTGGTTACCGCCAGGCTCTTACCCTTCCCAAACAACCCACATCGATGGTAGTTGTTGGATCGGGTGCTATTGGTAGTGAGTTTGCATACTTCTACAATGCAATTGGAACAAAGGTTACTTTGGTAGAGTATCTGCCCAATGTTGTTCCTTTGGAGGATGAAGAGGTTAGCAAAACCCTTGAGCGAGCCTTTAAAAAAGCGGGCATCGCTGTAAAAACAGAAGCATCGGTTGAATCGGTTGATACCACTGGCGAACTCTGCAAGGTTACCATTCAAACCAAAAAGGGAGTTGAGGTTGTTGAAGCCGAGGTTGTTCTTTCGGCTGTTGGCATCACTCCCAATATCGAAAATATCGGTTTAGAGGAACTGGGTATTACCATAGAGAAAGGCAGAGTTAAGGTTGATGAGTTCTACCGTACCAATGTTGAAGGTGTTTATTCCATTGGCGATATTGTACAAGGCCCTGCATTGGCACACGTTGCCTCGGCCGAAGGAATTGCCTGTGTTGAAAAGATTGCAGGACAAGACACTAAGCCTGTCGATTATAAGAATATTCCAGGATGTACATACACAACTCCCGAAGTGTCATCGGTAGGGATGTCGGAGAAAGCAGCAAAAGAAGCCGGTTATGAAATTAAGGTAGGTAAATTCCCATTCACCGCATCGGGTAAGGCAACTGCCGCTGGTATGCGCGATGGTTTTGTGAAACTTGTTTTCGATGCTAAGTACGGCGAGCTACTCGGAGCACACATGATAGGAGGAAATGTAACCGAAATGATTGCCGAACTTGTAGTAGCCCGTCATTTAGAGACAACTGGACATGAACTAATAAAGAGCATTCACCCACACCCAACCATGAGTGAAGCTGTTATGGAAGCAGCTGCCGCAGCATACAGCGAGGCTATTCATATTTAGTTGATGGTTGGTAATTGATAGTTGATAGTAAGAATATAGTCTACGTTATTGGAACTACATGTTTCGGTAACGTAGATTTTTTTGTTGATGATTAAATGCCATCTTCCTTTTAACCTTTAACTTTTCACTATTAACATTATAGAATATTCTTCCTTCTAACGTTTAACGTCTCACGATTAACGTTATTCATTGGAGGTTGTCCGTTATTCGTAAAAAATAGTCAAATGCCATCTTCCTTTTAACCTTCAACTTTTCACTATTAACATTATAGAACATTCTTCCTTCTAACGTTTAACGTCTCACGATTAACGTTATTCATTGGAAGTTGTCCGTTATTCGTAAAAAATAGTCAAATGCATTCTTCCTTTTAACCTTTAACTTTTCACTATTAACATTATAGAACATTCTTCCTTTTAACGCTTAACGTCTCACGATTCAATCGGTGTTCTATCCATACTAGAATCCAAAATTCAACCCAGCACAAATAATTGTATTCTTTCCCTGGAACGATTTTGGCGTGTATAAATCCAAGTAATACTGCGCTGTTTTTCCATCCACATCATATCCCTTAATATCGCTCTGTGTAACACTAAGGAAAAGCCACGAATCGTGAATAAACTCCCAACGGGTAGTTAAACTCATGGTTGTATTCTTCCAGGTAACATCCTGCATATAGGGGAGCAGATCAACGGTACTACCATCGGTATAGGCATACTCGTTGCCATGCTTTGCAATAAAAAACTCACCCTTAATGGTAAGACCTCTAAATGGTTTTGCTTCCGCAGCAAAATAAATTTCCTCTGAATTATCGCGCAAGTAATATCCTAAGTTAAACTTATTGGTCTCGAACGTGGTGGTTTCCACCCTATGCTTATAAACAATTGGGTTTACCCTTGTGTACTCAACAGTTAATGCAACATTAGGAATTGGCCAATTCGATAATCGAGCCCCGCCCTTATAGGATAAAAAGTTATGACGATCGGGATCGTTAACCCTTGTAACAGAAAATTCATCAATAAAAAGCGATCCGTACAAATGAAGATATTTAATTCGCCTAATACTTAAATCGATAAACATCTGCGAGTTTTGGTTATCGATATTATGGTTTAGGGTATGGTCTATCGATTTATAAAACATTATAGGAATTAAGTAGGCGGGCTGTATATGCAAATCGGAGTAAACAATCGAATTTCCCACCGAGAAGCCAATACCCCGAAAAGGATAAAAGGTTAAAAGATTTGCAGCAATGTACTTGTCGCGGTAAACCGCACGGTAATCGCCATTGGATGTAGTGTAAGAACGGCTACTATCCACCACCTCCGATACTAACCAGCCATGAATATAGTTCAGTTCAAACCAATCCACAGGCTTTAACTGCAGCTTAATCATGCCAAACGATGGCGTTCGACCCGAGAGTATGGTTGCTCCGTGGTAGTTTGTTCCCCACTGAATATGATCCTTCACCAACCCAAACGATCCCCAACGCCAATTATAGGTAACACCACCCCTCATCTCGGAGTAATCGC is a window of Tenuifilaceae bacterium CYCD DNA encoding:
- the lpdA2 gene encoding dihydrolipoyl dehydrogenase; its protein translation is MNFDLIVIGSGPGGYVAAIRASQLGMKVAVVERENLGGICLNWGCIPTKALLKSAQVFEYASHAADYGVVAPDVKPDFEKMVARSRGVADAMSKGIQFLFKKNNITVINGSGKLKDNHTVTVNGIDGSTSEYTASHIILATGARSRELPNLKQDGVKVIGYRQALTLPKQPTSMVVVGSGAIGSEFAYFYNAIGTKVTLVEYLPNVVPLEDEEVSKTLERAFKKAGIAVKTEASVESVDTTGELCKVTIQTKKGVEVVEAEVVLSAVGITPNIENIGLEELGITIEKGRVKVDEFYRTNVEGVYSIGDIVQGPALAHVASAEGIACVEKIAGQDTKPVDYKNIPGCTYTTPEVSSVGMSEKAAKEAGYEIKVGKFPFTASGKATAAGMRDGFVKLVFDAKYGELLGAHMIGGNVTEMIAELVVARHLETTGHELIKSIHPHPTMSEAVMEAAAAAYSEAIHI